The genomic segment ACACGCCTGAGGCGATCGGAGACTATGTCGGCGGCTCTAACCACGTTCTGCCGACCGCACGCTCGGCTCGGTTTTCGTCGGGTTTGTCCGTTTTGGAATTCGTAAAGCGCACCTCGATCCTGAAGTGCAATGCGGATAATCTGCGGGCGCTCGGTCCGGCCGCCATCGCACTGGGTGAATCTGAGGGGTTGTCGGCGCACGCGCGCTCTGTTTCCATCAGGTTGAACATGTAACAGAGGCTCAAAGAGGTTTTCGCAGATGAGCGAAACGCAACCGGACCCTAGTGCACAATCCTCAGGCGGACGCCTTGTGGACGTCGTCCTTGATGAAGCCTCTATCGCGCGCTCCACGCCGGAAGTGGAGCATGACCGTGCCGTTGCCATCTACGATCTGATCGAGGAAAACAGTTTTCAGCCGGTCGGCCATCCCCCGGTGAACTATGTTCTCAACCTCGCCGTTGTTGAAAAGAGACTGGTTTTTCGGATCAGGACCGATAGTGATCAGGAAGTGGTAACTCATGTTCTGTCGCTGTCGCCGCTGCGCAGGATCGTCAAGGACTACGATCTCATCTGCGAAAGCTACTATGAGGCGATACGCCATGCGACGCCCAGCCAGATCGAGGCAATCGATATGGGCCGCCGTGGTGTACACAATGAAGGGTCGACGATCCTGATGGAACGCCTGGAAGGGAAGATCGAGGTCGACATGCAGACGGCCAGGCGTCTGTTTACCCTTGTTTATGCCTTGCACTGGAAGGGCTGACCGGTATGTCCGGGCCGGGCCTTCGTCCGACTGCGGTTCTGTTTGCCTGCGGAATGAACTCCGTGCGCTCGCCGATGGCTGAAGCCCTGACCCACAAGCTGTTTCCCGGACGCATCTACGTGCGCTCGGCCGGTGTCCGCCACGGCAAGATCGATCCCTTCGTGGACGCGGTAATGTCCGAAATGGGCATAGACATGAGCAGGCACCAGCCAAAGACATTCGAAGACTTGGAGGA from the Roseibium sp. HPY-6 genome contains:
- a CDS encoding arsenate reductase ArsC, encoding MSGPGLRPTAVLFACGMNSVRSPMAEALTHKLFPGRIYVRSAGVRHGKIDPFVDAVMSEMGIDMSRHQPKTFEDLEESGFDLIVTLAPEAHHKALEMTRTDAVDVEYWPTLDPTIATGSREQILNEYRTVRDLLLMRIKKRFDWTPTAAD
- a CDS encoding UPF0262 family protein produces the protein MSETQPDPSAQSSGGRLVDVVLDEASIARSTPEVEHDRAVAIYDLIEENSFQPVGHPPVNYVLNLAVVEKRLVFRIRTDSDQEVVTHVLSLSPLRRIVKDYDLICESYYEAIRHATPSQIEAIDMGRRGVHNEGSTILMERLEGKIEVDMQTARRLFTLVYALHWKG